The Pseudoalteromonas carrageenovora IAM 12662 DNA window CGGTTGCTAATATGCCAATAATTGCTTTAACGGCTAACGTTATGAAAGAGGATATTACCCGCTATTTATCTATTGGCATGAACGCACATGTTGCTAAACCTATAAAAGCGCAGCAATTACGAGAAACTATAATCCGTTGCTTAAAGCAGTAATTCGTTTATTTACCTCATAAAACTCCTCTACTTAAATCTATCTGAAAAACCTAAATCAAAATTTATAAAAATAGTGTTTGACTCACAAGTTTTTACATGTGAAATTTCATATATTCGTTTTTCCATATGTTTAAGTGTTGCTACTAGGCAGCTATTAAATTTAAGAAGTGTGTCATGTCATCAGAAAATAAGTTACCGAATTTAGACTTAACACAAAGTCATATCCCAGCTAGTGAGCACTTTGCGCAGAACTTCTCTGTCCATAAACCAAAAATATTACTGCTGTATGGATCGTTAAGAGCGTGCTCTTATAGCAAGTTAGTAATAGAAGAATGTGCGTGTTTGCTAACGCATTTTGGTGCTGAGGTTAAAATTTTTAATCCTGAGGGTCTTCCACCTACTGATAGTGAAGATGAATCTAACCCTAAAGTGCAAGAGCTGCGAGATTTAATGTTGTGGTCTGAGGGGCAAGTGTGGTGCTCGCCTGAGCGCCATGGCTCAATGACGAGCATATTTAAAAATCAAATAGATTGGGTGCCTTTAAGTCTTGGTGGCGTAAGACCAACGCAAGGTAAAACACTCGCCGTATTACAGGTATGTGGTGGGTCACAATCGTTTAATGTGGTTAATCAGTTACGTATTTTAGGGCGTTGGATGCGTATGATTACCATACCTAATCAGTCATCTGTACCAAAAGCATTTTTAGAATTTGAAGAGAGTGGGCGAATGAAACCGTCTGCTTATTACAATCGCATTGTTGATGTGATGGAAGAGTTGATGAAGTTTACTTTAATACTACGAGATCAAAAAGATTACTTTGTTGATCGTTATTCTGAACGTGTTGAATCTGCAGAAAAACTTAGTGAGCGCGTTAACCAGCGTTCTATTTAGGAGTATAAAATGGGATTATTTGAACGTTATCTTTCAGTGTGGGTGGCCTTAGCTATTGCTGTTGGGATTGTAGCTGGCTCTATCATGCCAGATGCATTTAGCTTAATTGCTGGTTTTGAATATGCACATGTAAATATTGTTATAGCAGTACTTATTTGGTTGATGATTTACCCAATGATGGTGCAAATTGATTTTTCATCAATTAAAGATGTAGGTAAAAAGCCAAAAGGGTTAGTGCTCACTATTGTTATTAATTGGCTTATAAAGCCATTTACTATGGCGCTATTAGGTTGGTTATTTTTTAAAGGTATTTTTGCCGATTTTGTTGACCCACAAACGGCCACCGAATATATAGCTGGCATGATCTTACTAGGTGTAGCACCGTGTACCGCGATGGTTTTTGTGTGGAGCCAACTAACAAAAGGCGATGCTAATTACACCTTAGTACAGGTATCAATCAACGATATCATTATGATCTTTGCCTTTGCACCAATTGCAGGGCTATTACTTGGTGTAACCGATATTACTGTACCGTGGGACACGTTGTTATTATCGGTGGTGTTGTATGTACTTATTCCCCTGGTAGCAGGTGCTATTACTCGTAAAAAGCTTGATAAAGAAGATGACCATACGCGTTTAAATCACTTTTTAAAGGTAATGAAACCTTATTCTATTATTGGTTTGCTCGCAACGGTAGCGCTGTTGTTTGGTTTTCAATCACAAACATTAATAGATAACCCAGAAGCAATTGTCCTTATTGCAATTCCGCTGTTAATTCAGACTTACGGTATTTTTGCTATAGCTTATATTGCAGCTAAAAAAATGGGGCTAGCTCATAACGTTGCGGCGCCGGCATGCATGATTGCCACCTCTAACTTTTTTGAGCTAGCTGTTGCGGTTGCTATCTCGTTATTTGGTTTGCACTCAGGCGCTGCTCTAGCAACCGTAGTTGGAGTGCTTGTTGAAGTGCCTGTAATGCTTAGCTTAGTGTACTTTGCTAATAAAACGCGTCACTGGTTTAACTAGGAGAACACTATGGTTGTTATTCATCATAATCCTGATTGTGGTACCTCTCGAAATGTACTGAATATTATTAAAGCTGCAGGTTATACCCCAACGGTTATTGAGTACCTAAAAGAGGGGTGGACTAAAGCGCAATTACTGGCTTTATTTGCAGCTACAAATTTAACACCTAAAACGGCGCTTAGAGTGAGCAAATCGCCAGCACAAGAGTTAGGTTTATTAAGCGAAGATGTGACTGAAGAAACTATTTTAGAAGCGATGCTTGAGTATCCAAT harbors:
- the arsH gene encoding arsenical resistance protein ArsH — its product is MSSENKLPNLDLTQSHIPASEHFAQNFSVHKPKILLLYGSLRACSYSKLVIEECACLLTHFGAEVKIFNPEGLPPTDSEDESNPKVQELRDLMLWSEGQVWCSPERHGSMTSIFKNQIDWVPLSLGGVRPTQGKTLAVLQVCGGSQSFNVVNQLRILGRWMRMITIPNQSSVPKAFLEFEESGRMKPSAYYNRIVDVMEELMKFTLILRDQKDYFVDRYSERVESAEKLSERVNQRSI
- the arsB gene encoding ACR3 family arsenite efflux transporter — encoded protein: MGLFERYLSVWVALAIAVGIVAGSIMPDAFSLIAGFEYAHVNIVIAVLIWLMIYPMMVQIDFSSIKDVGKKPKGLVLTIVINWLIKPFTMALLGWLFFKGIFADFVDPQTATEYIAGMILLGVAPCTAMVFVWSQLTKGDANYTLVQVSINDIIMIFAFAPIAGLLLGVTDITVPWDTLLLSVVLYVLIPLVAGAITRKKLDKEDDHTRLNHFLKVMKPYSIIGLLATVALLFGFQSQTLIDNPEAIVLIAIPLLIQTYGIFAIAYIAAKKMGLAHNVAAPACMIATSNFFELAVAVAISLFGLHSGAALATVVGVLVEVPVMLSLVYFANKTRHWFN
- the arsC gene encoding arsenate reductase (glutaredoxin) (This arsenate reductase requires both glutathione and glutaredoxin to convert arsenate to arsenite, after which the efflux transporter formed by ArsA and ArsB can extrude the arsenite from the cell, providing resistance.), translated to MVVIHHNPDCGTSRNVLNIIKAAGYTPTVIEYLKEGWTKAQLLALFAATNLTPKTALRVSKSPAQELGLLSEDVTEETILEAMLEYPILVNRPIVCSEKGVKLCRPSETVLDLLEKWPEDEFYKEDGERVITTA